The following are from one region of the Stigmatopora argus isolate UIUO_Sarg chromosome 9, RoL_Sarg_1.0, whole genome shotgun sequence genome:
- the ankhd1 gene encoding ankyrin repeat and KH domain-containing protein 1 isoform X3 yields the protein MQDAVAGTAMLTDGFEDEIDSVTPRSPVAGMGVESFILDQEDLDNPIMKTASELLLSSATDGVDLRTVDPETQARLEALLEAAGIGKLSTADGKAFADPEVLRRLTSSVSCALDEAAAALTRMRAENTLNAGQADNRSLAEACSDGDVNAVRKLLDEGRSVNEHTEEGESLLCLACSAGYYELAQVLLAMHANVEDRGLKGDISPLMAAASGGYVDIVKLLLVHGADVNAQSSTGNTALTYACAGGFVDVVKVLLKEGANIEDHNENGHTPLMEAASAGHVEVARVLLEYGAGINTHSNEFKESALTLACYKGHLDMVRFLLEAGADQEHKTDEMHTALMEACMDGHVEVARLLLDSGAQVNMPADSFESPLTLAACGGHVELAALLIERGANLEEVNDEGYTPLMEAAREGHEEMVALLLAQGANINAQTEETQETALTLACCGGFLEVADFLIKAGADIELGCSTPLMEAAQEGHLELVKYLLAAGANVHATTATGDTALTYACENGHTDVADVLLQAGANLEHESEGGRTPLMKAARAGHLCTVQFLISKGANVNRTTANNDHTVVSLACAGGHLAVVELLLAHGADPTHRLKDGSTMLIEAAKGGHTNVVSYLLDYPNNILSAPAPDLSQLTPPSQDASQVPRVPFQALAMVVPPQEPDRAPSNLTTPPPVSSKAASKQRQAALQPGVPSSVGRGTEAEPLPPFHLCQPLECIVEETEGKLNELGQRISAIEKAQLQSLELIQGEPLTKDKIEELKKSREEQVQKKKKILKELQKVERQLQLKTQQQFTKEYMEAKGLKEEQEAGQSQGPGPGPGGTSSVPGSLPLSPAALVRSSSDTDEEANKDGEQDELPGEDEEEDEEDDDDDDDDDDEEDEEEEEEEEGSDDEGDGEEDDYTKLPQVGTILCRDGPQQPPLPLTPQAQPPPLPLQAAFVPVQPLPDYNPADYPGSNSPDLQRVLVGQQMLGQQQQVQGQQLAGLGPGMLPQASPDGLMVATPAQTLTDTLDDIMAAVSSRVPMLNTTTSPTPLSQPPPQASGNVSSPPSVLPLYPSVDIDAHTESNHDTALTLACAGGHEELVSVLIARGANIEHRDKKGFTPLILAATAGHVGVVEVLLDKGGDIEAQSERTKDTPLSLACSGGRQEVVELLLLRGANKEHRNVSDYTPLSLAASGGYVNIIKILLNAGAEINSRTGSKLGISPLMLAAMNGHVPAVKLLLDMGSDINAQIETNRNTALTLACFQGRAEVVSLLLDRKANVEHRAKTGLTPLMEAASGGYAEVGRVLLDKGADVNAPPVPSSRDTALTIAADKGHYKFCELLINRGAHIDVRNKKGNTPLWLAANGGHFDVVQLLVHASADVDAADNRKITPLMAAYRKGHVKVVQYLVKEVNQFPSDIECMRYIATIADKELLKKCHQCMETIVKAKDQQAAEANKNASILLKELDLEKSREESKKQALAVKREKRKEKRKKKKEEQKRKLEEEEGQKVKEDSSDMQEMKEDSAEESEVPIEPPSATTTTTIGISATSTTFTTAFGKKRASVTTTMSTNRKNKKNKTKESPNEPIILQDPQVALAQHKADKNKIHGEPRGGGGGVTGGNSDSDPLDSTDCASESSSSGGKSQELNYLPDLTSSTSSSSSSSSSSSAPPSGPPQNQSVVVGPEKRHCPQPPSESKMVTVSISKPTQRAPDMNDSTSNSMPSPFKTISLPVTSPISKLSLTSPKRGQKREDGWKEVVRRSKKLSVPASVVSRIMGRGGCNITAIQDVTGAHIDVDKQKDKNGERMITIRGGTESTRYAVQLINALIQDPAKELEDLIPRNHIRVPGSKGSSSSYGNSSGGGSGSNSGSKSLSSLVTSSGVSFQSSSSASSSSSQAVGKMGKGPSSNVRQPFPVSLPLAYAHPQLALLAAQTMHQIRHPRLPMAQFGGTFSPAASTWGPFPVRPVSPGSANSSPKHNGGSVAGPARSNSTPSDHSNTASSAITTTTNTTTTSAPTSSAAPALPHTPNATPYNPQASIPTPSSVRKQLFAPESKSAAATSASAAATSSSNTVRGTGSPAHHCSSTAPVNTSQQQVGNISQASLQQVKAELVAAMTPGKEKPHHAENQPGSIGDGMASAGFAAAALSLAPKPEPRQQLPTPASSVSSNETPPALLNSQNNSHLSSIPPSSLSHNVTHPNNTLPHFSAPAPRVSHRMQPPGPYYSLPEQQQMQTQQQSQSVFVPFNPQQESVKQSQNQTSQPTSLTAQAQSHAQSSLQVSANLGMMNGSQIQHAPNAGKQMPPNFGPAGLFNFSSIFDNNNQVGNNQVWGACHLPARSPPEPSYSGPPAFVNVGQMESMIPPPPPDNSKAPGYRSASQRMVNSPIALTSYATSMSGSPVYLHGHTGVGTPSFSRQHFSPHPWSASTSGESQVQPPSTVSTSSLSTSAVAPPPQPKQGASSQQDRKVPPPIGTERLARIRQTGSVNPPLLTTSYTASVGQGGIWSFGVGSASEGMSGWSQPLMSNHMMHPQLQAEQSAFSQHQPMEQDDTGIANPANNFHQAQHMPSTYLDFPKGMPMSMYGGTMLPPHPTMAEGPGGPMYNGLHTGDPAWSPIIKVVPNNADNTDPQQQMWPGTWAPHVSNVHLNHVN from the exons GTATCGGTAAACTTTCCACTGCCGATGGTAAAGCTTTTGCAGATCCCGAAGTGCTGCGACGACTGACGTCATCTGTGAGTTGTGCCCTGGATGAGGCTGCAGCTGCGTTGACGCGTATGAGGGCCGAAAACACACTTAACGCTGGCCAAGCCGACAA CCGTAGTTTAGCGGAGGCGTGCTCGGATGGTGATGTCAACGCTGTGCGCAAACTGCTGGATGAGGGGCGAAGTGTCAACGAACACACGGAGGAAGGGGAGAGCCTCCTATGTCTAGCTTGCTCGGCTGGCTATTATGAACTTGCACAG GTCTTGTTGGCCATGCACGCCAATGTGGAGGACCGAGGCTTAAAAGGGGATATATCGCCACTTATGGCTGCAGCTAGTGGGGGTTATGTGGACATTGTCAAGCTGCTCCTTGTACATGGAGCAGATGTAAACGCACAATCCTCCACAG GCAACACAGCTTTGACGTACGCATGTGCTGGCGGCTTTGTGGATGTGGTGAAGGTGCTACTCAAAGAGGGTGCTAACATCGAGGACCACAATGAAAACGGGCACACACCTCTAATGGAGGCAGCCAGTGCAGGCCATGTCGAGGTGGCCCGGGTACTCCTAGAGTATGGCGCTGGCATTAACACCCATTCGAATGAGTTTAAAGAGAGTGCTCTCACGCTTGCCTGCTACAAAG GTCACTTGGATATGGTGCGCTTTCTGTTGGAGGCTGGCGCAGACCAAGAGCATAAGACTGATGAAATGCACACAGCACTGATGGAGGCCTGCATG GATGGACATGTGGAGGTGGCGCGGCTGCTGTTGGACAGCGGCGCGCAGGTCAACATGCCAGCAGATTCTTTTGAGTCACCACTTACCCTTGCAGCTTGCGGAGGACACGTGGAACTGGCAGCCTTGCTCATAGAGAGGGGAGCCAATTTGGAGGAG GTTAATGATGAGGGCTACACCCCATTAATGGAAGCTGCAAGAGAAGGCCATGAAGAGATGGTAGCGCTTCTACTTGCACAAG gTGCTAACATCAACGCCCAGACAGAAGAGACTCAGGAGACAGCGCTTACTCTAGCATGCTGCGGGGGCTTCTTGGAAGTGGCTGACTTTCTCATCAAAGCGGGGGCTGACATTGAGTTGGGCTGCTCTACTCCCCTCATGGAAGCAGCGCAGGAAGGCCATCTGGAGTTGGTCAAATATCTACTGGCAGCAG GGGCAAACGTTCATGCCACCACAGCAACTGGTGATACAGCACTGACATACGCGTGTGAAAATGGTCACACGGATGTTGCGGACGTTCTCCTGCAGGCTGGAGCTAACCTG GAACATGAGTCTGAAGGTGGACGGACACCCTTGATGAAAGCAGCAAGAGCGGGGCATCTCTGCACAGTACAGTTCCTTATCAGCaaag GTGCTAATGTGAATAGAACTACCGCCAATAATGATCACACAGTGGTGTCTCTGGCCTGTGCTGGAGGGCATTTGGCTGTTGTGGAGTTGTTGCTGGCTCATGGGGCGGACCCTACCCACAGACTCAAA GATGGTTCGACCATGTTGATTGAAGCTGCTAAGGGTGGCCACACGAATGTCGTGTCCTACCTGTTGGACTATCCCAACAACATTCTTTCTGCTCCGGCCCCTGATCTCTCCCAACTCACTCCCCCCTCTCAAGATGCGTCTCAG GTTCCTCGTGTCCCATTCCAAGCTCTTGCTATGGTGGTTCCCCCTCAGGAGCCTGACCGGGCCCCATCGAACCTCACAACACCCCCACCTGTCTCAAGCAAAG CTGCCTCCAAGCAGAGACAGGCAGCACTACAGCCTGGTGTCCCCAGCTCAGTTGGCCGGGGGACTGAAGCAGAGCCTCTGCCGCCCTTCCATCTTTGCCAGCCGCTGGAGTGCATTGTGGAGGAGACTGAGGGAAAACTGAATGAGCTAGGCCAGCGGATCAGCGCTATTGAAAAAGCACAGCTTCAGTCGCTAGAACTTATCCAAGGGGAGCCACTCACCAAAGACAAAATTGAGGAGTTGAAGAAGAGTCGAGAAGAGCAG GttcagaagaaaaagaaaatcttgAAGGAGCTGCAGAAGGTAGAACGCCAGTTGCAGCTAAAAACACAGCAACAGTTCACCAAAGAATACATGGAGGCAAAGGGCTTAAAAGAAGAGCAGGAGGCCGGACAGAGTCAAGGCCCGGGTCCAGGGCCTGGAGGTACCTCCTCTGTTCCTGGATCTCTTCCTCTCTCGCCAGCTGCCCTTGTACGCTCCAGCTCTGACACAGATGAAGAGGCCAACAAAGACGGGGAGCAAGATGAACTGCCCGGAGAAGATGAGGAAgag GACGAGgaagatgacgacgacgacgatgatgatgacgacgaggaagatgaggaagaggaggaggaagaggaaggttCAGATGATGAGGGAGATGGAGAAGAGGACGATTACACCAAGCTTCCTCAAGTGGGAACAATCCTCTGCAGAGATGGGCCACAGCAGCCGCCACTGCCCCTAACACCACAGGCCCAGCCACCACCTCTGCCTCTCCAGGCTGCCTTCGTCCCTGTCCAGCCTTTGCCTGACTACAACCCCGCAGACTACCCAGGGAGCAATAGTCCCGACCTTCAAAGGGTGCTTGTTGGACAGCAGATGCTTGGTCAACAACAGCAGGTTCAAGGTCAACAGTTGGCCGGCTTAGGGCCTGGAATGCTACCTCAGGCATCCCCAGACGGACTCATGGTTGCTACACCTGCACAGACGCTAACGGATACTCTGGATGACATCATGGCAG CTGTGAGCAGCCGCGTGCCCATGCTGAACACAACCACCTCACCTACTCCCTTGTCACAACCACCTCCACAAGCATCTGGCAACGTCTCCTCACCACCATCTGTTCTACCCCTCTACCCCTCTGTTGATATTGATGCACAC ACGGAGAGTAACCATGACACCGCGCTGACGTTGGCCTGTGCTGGAGGACACGAGGAGTTGGTGTCTGTCCTAATTGCACGGGGAGCTAACATTGAGCACCGTGATAAAAAAG GTTTTACCCCTCTCATCCTGGCTGCCACCGCTGGTCATGTCGGTGTTGTGGAAGTGCTTCTCGACAAAGGGGGTGACATTGAGGCACAATCTGAGAGAACCAAAGACACACCTCTCTCCTTAGCCTGCTCGGGGGGACGACAGGAG GTTGTTGAGTTGCTACTGCTACGAGGAGCCAATAAAGAGCACCGCAATGTTTCCGATTACACACCTTTAAGCCTTGCAGCGTCTGGCGGTTATGTCAACATCATCAAGATACTTCTCAATGCTGGAGCTGAAATCAACTCCCG GACTGGCAGCAAACTTGGAATCTCTCCTCTGATGCTGGCAGCAATGAATGGTCATGTTCCGGCAGTCAAGTTGTTGCTAGATATGGGCTCAGACATCAATGCCCAAATTGAGACCAACAGAAACACAGCTCTGACCTTAGCCTGCTTCCAGGGGCGGGCTGAGGTTGTAAGCCTGCTGCTTGACCGAAAGGCCAATGTTGAACATCGTGCaaag ACTGGGCTTACTCCTCTGATGGAAGCAGCCTCAGGAGGCTATGCTGAGGTGGGCCGTGTGCTCTTGGATAAAGGTGCGGATGTAAACGCTCCACCTGTTCCCTCATCAAGAGACACTGCTCTCACCATCGCTGCTGACAAAGGGCATTACAAGTTTTGTGAGCTGCTTATCAATAG AGGGGCCCATATTGATGTACGTAACAAGAAAGGAAATACACCTCTCTGGCTGGCAGCtaatggcggccattttgacgTGGTCCAGCTATTGGTGCATGCAAGCGCTGATGTGGATGCAGCTGACAACCGCAAGATTACCCCCCTCATGGCTGCTTATCGCAAG GGTCATGTTAAAGTTGTCCAGTACCTTGTCAAGGAAGTCAACCAGTTCCCATCAGATATTGAGTGCATGAGATACATAGCCACAATTGCAGACAAG GAGCTTTTGAAGAAGTGCCACCAATGCATGGAGACTATTGTCAAAGCCAAAGACCAACAGGCAGCCGAAGCCAACAAAAACGCAAGCATTCTCCTTAAGGAACTAGATCTGGAAAAG TCCCGAGAGGAGAGCAAAAAGCAGGCTCTGGCTGTCAAGCGAGAAAAGCGCAAGGAGAAGcgcaagaagaagaaggaggaacAGAAGAGgaagctggaggaggaggaagggcaAAAAGTGAAGGAGGATTCATCGGATATGCAGGAAATGAAGGAGGATTCTGCTGAAG AATCAGAGGTTCCAATTGAGCCTCCCAGTGCAACTACCACGACCACCATTGGGATATCTGCCACCTCAACCACTTTCACCACAGCATTTGGTAAGAAGAGAGCAAGTGTAACCACGACCATGAGTACCAACCGCAAGAACAAAAAGAACAAGACGAAGGAGTCTCCCAATGAACCTATAATATTACAGGATCCCCAG GTTGCACTAGCACAACACAAGGCTGACAAGAACAAAATCCACGGTGAGCCCCGAGGTGGAGGTGGTGGAGTGACGGGGGGAAACAGCGACTCGGACCCTCTGGACAGCACCGACTGTGCTAGTGAAAGCAGCAGCAGTGGCGGAAAGAGTCAGGAGCTTAACTACCTTCCCGACCTCACTTCATCGActtcctcctcatcctcttcttcttcatcctcctcgGCCCCACCCTCAGGGCCCCCCCAAAACCAATCTGTTGTGGTTGGCCCCGAAAAAAGACACTGTCCACAGCCTCCGTCAGAGAGCAAGATGGTCACAGTCTCCATCTCAAAACCAACACAGAG AGCTCCAGACATGAATGACTCCACATCAAACTCTATGCCTTCCCCGTTCAAGACCATATCTCTCCCTGTTACCTCACCCATCAGTAAGCTGAGTCTTACAAGCCCCAAGCGGGGCCAGAAGAGGGAAGACGGTTGGAAGGAAGTTGTCAGaag ATCTAAAAAGCTTTCTGTGCCAGCTTCTGTTGTGTCACGTATcatgggtcgcgggggttgcaaCATCACGGCCATTCAAGATGTGACCGGGGCCCACATTGATGTAGACAAACAGAAGGACAAGAACGGTGAAAGAATGATCACCATAAG GGGGGGGACAGAGTCCACACGTTACGCTGTCCAGTTGATCAATGCGCTAATCCAAGACCCCGCCAAAGAGCTGGAGGATCTGATTCCTCGCAATCACATCAGAGTACCGGGCTCCAAAGGATCCTCGTCTTCCTATGGAAACAGCTCAGGGGGTGGCAGCGGTTCGAATTCCGGATCAAAGTCCCTCAGCTCACTGGTTACTTCGTCAGGCGTGTCGTTCCAGTCCTCTTCATCCgcatcatcctcctcctctcaGGCTGTAGGAAAGATGGGGAAAGGGCCGTCATCAAATGTCAGACAGCCTTTCCCGGTGTCATTGCCCCTCGCCTACGCTCACCCTCAGCTGGCCCTGCTGGCCGCTCAGACCATGCACCAGATCAGACACCCTCGGCTTCCCATGGCGCAATTCGGTGGTACGTTCTCTCCTGCCGCCAGCACTTGGGGTCCCTTCCCCGTGCGACCCGTGAGTCCCGGCAGCGCCAACAGTTCCCCCAAACATAACGGCGGCAGTGTGGCCGGCCCGGCCAGATCCAACTCGACTCCCAGTGATCACAGCAACACCGCCAGCTCTGCGATCACCACCACTACCAACACCACCACGACGAGTGCTCCCACCTCTTCGGCTGCGCCGGCCTTGCCTCACACGCCCAACGCTACGCCGTATAATCCCCAGGCCAGCATCCCCACGCCTTCCTCGGTCAGGAAGCAACTCTTCGCCCCAGAGTCCAAATCTGCCGCCGCCACTTCGGCGTCTGCCGCTGCGACTAGCAGCAGCAACACGGTACGAGGCACAGGGTCTCCCGCGCACCACTGTTCCTCTACGGCTCCAGTTAATACttctcagcagcaggtgggaaacATCTCCCAGGCCTCCTTGCAGCAAGTGAAAGCGGAGCTCGTTGCCGCTATGACGCCCGGAAAAGAGAAACCGCATCACGCCGAGAATCAGCCCGGGTCTATCGGCGACGGCATGGCTTCAGCAGGCTTTGCCGCAGCTGCTCTGTCTTTGGCACCCAAACCGGAACCACGGCAGCAGTTGCCTACCCCAGCCTCCTCCGTTTCTTCAAATGAGACTCCCCCGGCGCTCCTGAACTCCCAAAACAACTCCCACCTCTCCTCAATTCCTCCTTCTTCCCTCTCGCACAACGTCACACACCCTAACAACACGCTGCCACACTTCTCAGCGCCCGCGCCCAGAGTTTCCCATCGTATGCAGCCACCGGGGCCTTACTATTCCCTTCCTGAGCAACAGCAGATGCAGACGCAACAACAATCGCAGTCAGTCTTCGTGCCCTTCAATCCCCAACAAGAAAGTGTAAAACAGAGCCAAAATCAGACATCCCAGCCTACAAGTTTGACCGCGCAGGCTCAAAGCCATGCCCAAAGCTCCCTTCAGGTGTCCGCCAATCTTGGCATGATGAACGGTTCACAGATTCAGCACGCACCTAACGCCGGCAAGCAAATGCCACCCAACTTTGGTCCTGCAGGCCTCTTCAATTTCAGCAGCATCTTTGATAATAATAACCAG GTGGGAAACAATCAGGTCTGGGGTGCTTGCCATCTTCCCGCTCGTTCGCCTCCAGAGCCATCGTACTCGGGCCCACCGGCCTTTGTCAACGTGGGGCAGATGGAGAGCATGATCCCACCACCTCCTCCAGACAACTCCAAAGCTCCAGGCTACCGCTCTGCCTCTCAAAGGATGGTCAACAGCCCCATTG CATTGACCAGCTATGCCACCAGTATGTCTGGGAGTCCGGTATATCTGCACGGCCATACGGGAGTAGGTACTCCCTCATTCAGCAGGCAGCACTTTTCCCCGCACCCGTGGAGTGCATCTACATCCG GCGAGTCTCAAGTTCAACCTCCGTCGACAGTGTCAACCTCCAGCCTGTCCACTTCGGCGGTGGCACCTCCGCCCCAGCCCAAGCAAGGCGCTTCCTCACAGCAAGATCGGAAGGTTCCTCCACCCATTGGCACGGAAAGACTGGCGAGGATCAGACAGACTGGCTCGGTCAACCCCCCACTCCTCACCACCAGCTACACTGCCTCGGTTGGACAGGGTGGGATTTGGTCATTTGGCGTTGGCAGCGCTTCAG AGGGGATGTCTGGTTGGTCCCAGCCACTGATGAGCAACCACATGATGCATCCTCAGCTGCAGGCGGAGCAGTCGGCCTTCTCTCAGCACCAGCCCATGGAGCAAGATGACACGGGTATTGCTAACCCAGCTAATAATTTCCATCAGGCTCAGCACATGCCCAGCACATACTTGGACTTCCCAAAG GGAATGCCCATGTCAATGTATGGAGGAACTATGCTGCCCCCTCATCCAACAATGGCAGAGGGGCCCGGCGGACCCATGTACAATGGTTTGCATACCGGTGACCCAGCGTGGAGCCCCATCATAAAAGTGGTCCCAAACAATGCAGATAATACTGACCCACAACAGCAG ATGTGGCCAGGTACCTGGGCACCACACGTGAGCAACGTGCACCTGAATCACGTCAACTAG